In Lactuca sativa cultivar Salinas chromosome 5, Lsat_Salinas_v11, whole genome shotgun sequence, the DNA window TTGTGGTTTGATATTGTCATCAAATCACACCTAACGTTATTTAAAACTTTGATATATAGAATTCGTTTAGGTGCTTTTCGATAAATTTGAcattaaaagattttttttttgtataaatagaaATTGCAATTCATATATGTATGTATTCTCATAACTTTTTTTATACGTCTAAAATTTGTTTTTAAATAACCTTTATGAGTATAGACTAGAAGAGACAGTGGATGATATCCATTTAAGGTAAAATGATCAAACGGCTGAAATGCGTTTGATCATCTCCACTCTCTACTCATCTTCTTGATCCCCAATTGGGTGCAGGTTTTTGCCATTAAAACCAAACTCTCACATTACACACTGTTAGAAGAGAATTTGAGAGATTCGGCTACGGATCTGAAAACCCAGATCTCAAAATCTTTCATTTCTCCTTTCCGATCATATGGCTAATCGATCGCATCTAGGGTTTCACGTATGGATCTGCGTTCTTCTTCTTTTATCCATCCATGGATACTCCTTCTACCTCCCTGGTGTCGCACCCCAGGATTTCTATAAGGCAAGAAATTCCGATTTACCTCAATGTGGTTCTGGTGTTTCAATGTTTGATGATATTGCTAGTTAGGGTTATTGTTATTGCTCATCAAATATGATTTAAATAGATCGTTACAGTTACCTTGTGTTTTCATTGATTTCGGAAGAATCTAGTATGTCGGCATGTTCTTTTCCAAGATCCATTGTTAGCTTCCATGTTCGTATGTATTAGCTTCTGTTTCTTGATTAATCATAAAAATCAGGAACTTTTTTCCCCAATTTGTTTACTCGGTGTAGTGATCTTAGACTTAGATGACAGGGCGTTGGTTCCTGTTGTCGATCTTGCTTCATTTGGATCATTGTCTTCTGAGATCTCAGCTTCTAATCATTATCATATCCTTACACTCTAATCTAATGGTTTAATCTTTTTTATTACGTAGCTGTCAACAATCTAACTATGAGTTGTGTATGTTATGATGACTATAGGCCCCCTAGAACTCAACTTGTGTCCATGAAAATGATCTgatttgaaaattaataaattgAGATTATTAGCTTTTGGGCCCTACACACTGGTAATAGTGCTGAAGGAGTAGATCTTCCCACATACAAGCCCTTGTATTGTATCCACCAAATGGGGCCTTCCTGTTGTGTGGAAAATCTCTTAAAAGCTATCAAGCTATTAAGGATACCTCAAATACTACTACTGTtgtctatgtgtatatgtataatgTATGCACACAGACAACAACTgtattatactattattataaaataaaaataaagacaaTGGGCTTCTTTGTTTATAATATCATGAAAGTCTTCTTTCTTGACTTTTTGTATTAAGTTGTTGTTTCTGCATTAAGTTAAAAAGAAACATCCACCCATTTAGCAACGTGTATAAATATTTTCATTTTGTGATTATAGGGAGATGTTCTGAGGGTAAAAGTGAACAAATTGGCTTCTACAAAGACTCAACTCCCATATTCTTACTACTCTGTCCCTTATTGTCGCCCAAATAAAATAGTTGACAGTGCTGAAAATCTTGGGGAAGTTCTTCGTGGTGATCGTATAGAAAATTCTCCTTATGAGGTATAAAACTACAATTTTTGGATCAATTATGTTCCTTTTTACACTATGTTCTATAGTTTTCTAATGAACATTTGTTTGCAGTTTCAAATGCGAGTGCCACAAATGTGCAATGTTGTATGCCGAAGAGTATTAAATGAGAAAACCGCCAAAGAATTTAAGGAAAAGATTGATGATGAGTATAGAGTTAACATGTAAGACACTTAACATCAAAATTTTTGAATTTCACTATTATGTAGGCCTAGACAAGGATAAGACATGAAAAGACAAGACCTGGCATGATAGAATAGGTTGTACTGTGTTTGGTGTGCATTGGAATTGGAGAGACTGAGACTGATGTTAATGGGACAAAGAATGAAACTTTTGTCCCACCCAAAAAAAGTGGGACAAGGACTTGCTTTTGATCTCGTCTGTGCAAAAGACACGGATACCCTTTTCATCATCATCTTGATCTCTTGTTGGTGCAAAAGACATGAATACCCTTGTGTTGTTATTGATTTGTAAGCTTTTGTGGACAGGATATTGGACAATCTACCTTTGGTTGTTCCCATGACAAGGCTGGAAAAGGATTCACCTGTTATATATCAGCATGGATATTTTGTGGGACGCAAAGTACAGTATGCAGGAGTAAGaccctttttttattattatttattatttatttatttatcaagtgTTGTATATAGCATGCTTGGGGAATTggaaggaaaagaaaaaaaagagtgAAATTTTGTAAAAAGTTTGGATGTAATGGGGATCTTAAGCCGCTCTTTTTACATTAAGTAAAAAAGTAACACTTGTATATAGCAAGTCCTGTGTGGAAAAAGTGTCTGAATGAGACTAAATGCCCATTTTACCCCTACATTCCAAAAAACAAATTTCATAATATTCACAACTTTTAACAACATTCATCTATAGCTGTCCAGATTAAGTTCTTAACTGATTGAGCTTATTAATTCAAAAAGAAACAGCCACTTATTATATTTTTTCTAACTTGTAATTATCTGCAGACAAAAgaagaaaagtattttatcaACAACCATTTGACATTCACTGTGAAGTTTCACAAGGATGTGCAAACTGATTCTGCAAGAATTGTAGGATTTGAAGTTAACGCATTCAGGTAACAACACAATCAAAGCTTTTTATTATGACTTAATCACTTAATAGAAAAAACCCTCAAATTCATTTCCCTGACTTTCTGAATTAAGTCGTTCTTTCTGAATTAAGTCTTGTTTCCATTGATTGTGTACAGTGTTAAGCATCAATATGATGGTGAATTCAATGCAAAAACCACCCGCCTATCAACATGTGATGCTCACGCAAAACGCATGGTCACAAGCTCCGATCCTCCACAAGAAGTCGAAGACAAAAAAGAAATCATTTTCACTTATGACATTGATTTCCAAGTAAGTTAAGTTGTGGGTCCCACCATGGTTTTCTTTTTATCAAATcaattaacatttttttttaaaaacaggAAAGCGATATCAAATGGGCATCAAGATGGGACACGTATCTTCTAATGGCAGACGATCAAGTCCACTGGTTTTCAATCGTGAATTCCCTCATGATTGTTCTATTCCTTTCCGGGATGGTAGCCATGATCATGTTAAGAACACTTTACCGCGATATCTCAAAATACAACCAATTGGAAACACAAGAAGAAGCGCAAGAAGAAACCGGATGGAAACTCGTACACGGTGACGTATTCCGCCCGCCATCCAATTCCGACCTCCTCTGTGTCTACGTCGGAACCGGAGTCCAATTCCTGGGAATGATACTAATTGCCATGATCTTCGCCGTCCTTGGATTCCTTTCCCCATCGAACCGCGGTGGTCTCATGACCGCCCTTCTCCTCCTCTGGGTCCTCATGGGTATCTTCGGCGGGTACGCGTCGGCGCGTCTTTACAAAACTTTCAAAGGAACGGAATGGAAAGCGATTACCCTCAAGACCGCGTTTATGTTCCCCGGAATCGCGTTTTCCGTCTTCTTTGTGCTTAACGGTTTGATATGGGGGGAGAAGTCATCCGGAGCGGTTCCGTTCGGGACGATGTTTGCTTTGGTGTTTTTATGGTTCGGAATCTCGGTTCCGTTGGTTTTCGTTGGGAGTTACATTGGATTCAAGAAGCCCGGAATTGAAGATCCGGTGAAAACGAATAAAATCCCGAGGCAAATCCCGGAACAAGCTTGGTACATGAGCTCGATTTTCTCGATTTTAATCGGTGGGATTTTGCCATTTGGTGCGGTTTTTATCGAGTTGTTTTTTATCCTAACATCCATCTGGTTGCAGCAGTTTTATTATATTTTCGGGTTTCtttttattgtgtttttgatCTTGATTGTGACGTGTGCGGAGATCACGATTGTTTTGTGCTACTTCCAGCTTTGTAGTGAGGATTATCTTTGGTGGTGGAGGGCGTATTTGACATCGGGTTCATCGGCTTTATATCTGTTTTTGTATTCGGTTTTCTATTTCTTCACAAAGCTTAATATCACCAAGGGCGTTTCGGGGATTTTGTACTTTGGGTATATGCTGATTGCTTCGTATGCGTTCTTCGTGTTGACCGGGACGATTGGGTTCTATGCGTGTTTCTGGTTCACCAGGCTGATTTACTCTTCGGTcaagattgattgattgattatgtaGTTTTCTTGATGATTTATAGGGAGATTAGGGGTGCTTTATTGATATGTTTAGTTATACGAATTGTTTTTGGGTAATTGGATTTGGTAtttgatgaattttttttttttttggataatttGTATGTAGAGATTTGAGGGGATTATTAAGGCATCTTTTCGTTCTTGTTTATGATAATTTGTATCTTCATGCAATATTAGTTTTATGATTGCAATATTGAGtttgactttgtttcgtttggtttggtttggtttggttttaagACTAGAGGGTATGGTGCGGTTTGGGACCGCACCTTGGTGCCACCTCAGCAGGGAACACCGCCCCCAGGGTGCGGTTTCCTGCCATTGAGACCGCAGTGCGGCCTTTGAAGACCGCGATATTTGATTGGTTGGTCAAAATTTTGACCGTTGAACGCAATttcgtcttttttttttctt includes these proteins:
- the LOC111909255 gene encoding transmembrane 9 superfamily member 8, which codes for MANRSHLGFHVWICVLLLLSIHGYSFYLPGVAPQDFYKGDVLRVKVNKLASTKTQLPYSYYSVPYCRPNKIVDSAENLGEVLRGDRIENSPYEFQMRVPQMCNVVCRRVLNEKTAKEFKEKIDDEYRVNMILDNLPLVVPMTRLEKDSPVIYQHGYFVGRKVQYAGTKEEKYFINNHLTFTVKFHKDVQTDSARIVGFEVNAFSVKHQYDGEFNAKTTRLSTCDAHAKRMVTSSDPPQEVEDKKEIIFTYDIDFQESDIKWASRWDTYLLMADDQVHWFSIVNSLMIVLFLSGMVAMIMLRTLYRDISKYNQLETQEEAQEETGWKLVHGDVFRPPSNSDLLCVYVGTGVQFLGMILIAMIFAVLGFLSPSNRGGLMTALLLLWVLMGIFGGYASARLYKTFKGTEWKAITLKTAFMFPGIAFSVFFVLNGLIWGEKSSGAVPFGTMFALVFLWFGISVPLVFVGSYIGFKKPGIEDPVKTNKIPRQIPEQAWYMSSIFSILIGGILPFGAVFIELFFILTSIWLQQFYYIFGFLFIVFLILIVTCAEITIVLCYFQLCSEDYLWWWRAYLTSGSSALYLFLYSVFYFFTKLNITKGVSGILYFGYMLIASYAFFVLTGTIGFYACFWFTRLIYSSVKID